The Euphorbia lathyris chromosome 8, ddEupLath1.1, whole genome shotgun sequence genome has a window encoding:
- the LOC136203672 gene encoding transcription factor MYBS3-like, with product MGRKCSQCGNVGHNLRTCTFNTSQSFRLFGVQLNLTCSSSSFLPINDSQLPSMASSSSSSSSSSSYNSSSASVAVVEENDASDELIGPTQQRKKGVAWTEEEHRMFLLGLEKLGKGDWRGISRDFVTTRTPSQVASHSQKFFLRQISPNKRNRRPSLLDMETCQPPIQSISEHNNFCGLTFDTRKASFGDDFSSINLDYFASNNTNLQPDLDLKLNSISSFNASK from the exons ATGGGAAGGAAATGCTCACAGTGTGGAAATGTAGGTCACAATTTAAGAACTTGCACCTTCAACACTAGTCAATCTTTCAGGCTTTTCGGGGTGCaactaaacctaacttgttcttcttcttcctttcttcccaTAAATGACAGTCAGTTGCCGTCAatggcttcttcttcctcctcttcatcttcttcttcttcttataaTTCCTCTTCGGCTTCAGTTGCCGTCGTCGAAGAAAACGATGCATCTGATGAGCTAATTGGGCCTACTCAACAGAGAAAGAAAG gtgTGGCGTGGACAGAAGAGGAGCACAGGATGTTTCTTCTAGGGCTTGAGAAATTGGGGAAAGGAGATTGGAGAGGTATTTCTAGGGATTTTGTGACAACAAGAACTCCATCACAAGTAGCCAGTCATTCCCAGAAATTTTTTCTTAGACAAATCTCCCCTAACAAAAGAAACCGCCGCCCTAGCCTTCTCGAT ATGGAGACTTGTCAACCACCAATTCAAAGTATAAGTGAACATAATAATTTTTGTGGTTTAACATTTGATACCAGAAAGGCTTCTTTTGGTGATGATTTTAGTTCTATAAATTTGGATTATTTTGCTTCAAATAATACAAATTTGCAACCAGATTTGGACCTAAAATTAAATAGCATCTCCAGCTTCAATGCCTCAAAGTGA